cacaagttattacaataaaatagaTACACACAAAAGTACAAGACAGAAatcatcaatatttatttacacgtTTTTTATACTTAACTCTAATACCTATTCGCGacattaaccctttataaggcattaCGATGTCAGAATTGTGCAAAATTGAACTCAccactttgaaataaagttatgaTCTTTATCagtagtaggggagcccacgatgctaaatcgggatttactcgagcgtcaatcagacctattggaatcgaaatattagatgataagaagaaaaaaaagttttttttccagcgagccgcccatataaccattccagtcgcagaatcacaaagtggtaactaaatgtcagatgtgtcgtaacagagtccacacaatgtgtctagaattgtttcgaaacaaagtgtcgtcgccgtgtctacacttttccgtaacaaggtgtagacacatttgtgtgcactttgcgtgcggtttgcgactaaatctgacagcaaatttgtgacagcaaatgtcaatataaaatacctcttgaaaaccaaggtttgtcaaactactattagtgtctcgtgtgctcgtaattctagtaagtcatcatgggcaatgcaaataataataatcgaccgaaaccatataaacacccaacacccgtcaaccttttacagaaaagtttttaaagaaattcaataagctacttaggtcaggcaacgaatgctctaaaagttgtagagggaaatgctcggaacacaatttttgactccgtaactcggtttgacaagttaggaggtgaacatatcaaaagtccccggccgtagcccttgagcgggggggagagagggggctttgaaggtcccattttcccgtttttcgattatatctcggaaactatgcatctcagcgacatggccacttatacaaaatgaaagttaatttaatttgttacaagtttattcagtcaattttttcgatatgttgaatagtttttgagatatccgctctggaaagtttatttagggctctcaattttatcttgatatatctatatcagtgaaggtgctaggccgtgtttggtatcgttttcgtataaatctggggtgctgaatccatttaagatatcacattgacaccattccacaaaataaaaataaatctttttagggttccgtacctcaaaaggaaaaaacggaacccttataggatcactcgtgcgtctgtatgtatgtccgtctgaatacacaaaatagttctttacctatagacgacaggaaaacctattagaaatgtgcagtcaagcgcgagtcggacttaatgtacggaacccttaatacgcgagtccgactcgcacttggccggttttttgaaactcttcttgacgcttaaccgctgaaccgatttcgttgaaatttggtatagaaatagtttgcgtcccggaacaggacataggatagatcttataaccaaaatcatcttttgaaggtgtgaaaagtggcgtggaaatttgtacgggaaatcaataaccgctgaaccgatttatatgaaatttgggatggtctacatctttgatttagttaaaaatgatgaaaaaacatgacttcaaacctaaacttaaacagtattaacttcaagaagtcaattctgaaatcccccctacacctcatttcacacctttaaaggatgatttttgagataacttattatatcctgtctcgggactcaaaatatatgtgtaccaaatttaaattaaaactgttcagcagtttaagcgtgaagaggagtttaaaagaaagtattttaataagtttatatgtttttacttcggaatggtgtcaatgtgataccttaactaaatttggtactgcgaatttatacgaaaacgataccaaacatggcctcgtagctttactgttgtagaagtcaaaataaaattgagagccctaaattcttattacttggccaaacttgtgtagaaggaaaaggtaaaataaaagtcttcggcaggaatataagacacaaatatatttttttttgcgttactatttcattcataaaatataaacataccttgattatactattctagtgagatcctcatagataaacaaaaacatttacttaaaaaattacaaggtcgaaatgtcacggaacttgtgagagtaatatgtgaaaaataaaaacttttatgacaaaaaaaatctggacacaatttaagaatcacccaattgcgtcgaggaatcatctgtatttttgcttgtttcattacctcctcgcttcttttttgtcctttgtattctgtagcaatttgttagatctgaaaataaagataacttgcgtcgtcacggatgtcgatttataggttttagggagtgcagaattcgaaaacgatgatcattttataatccaagatggcggctacgtattttgtcataaaagtggaatccaaaatggttatcattttctaaatctgcgccccccaaaacctataaaacgacacccatgacgacttttatgacatagtgcatggccgccattttggatttcaaaatggtcatcattttcgaaatctgcgccccctaaaacctataaaacgacatccatgacgacttttatgacatagtgcatggccgccatcttggaatccaaaatggtcatcattttcgaaatctgcgccccctaaaacctataaaacgacacccatgacgacttttatggcatagtgcatggccgccattttggatttcaaaatggttatcattttctaaatcggggccccctaaaacctataaaacgacatccatgacgacttttatgacatagtgcatggccgccatcttggaatccaaaatggtcatcattttcgaaatctgcgccccctaaaacctataaaacgacacccatgacgacttttatggcatagtgcatggccgccattttggattccaaaatggtcatcattttcaaaattggggccccctaaaacgtataaaacgacatccatgacgacttttatgacacagtgcatggccgccatttcggattccaaaatggtcattattttcgaaatcggcactccctaaaacctatatatagacacccatctcgacttttatgacaaagtgttttgctaccatctgcatgcaagacatttctattatttttacgtacaaaaatggccccctgtcaactttcaatcgagatttaatcgataatttattcgattaatattcagattaattcaatttcaatctatgttaggtcgactaaactaatcgcgattaaaatttgagaattaactttttttattccatgaattagtcgaataaacagttaatcgattaatgcccatctctgaccacggaatttttacactttgagaatatctgaaaacaaatcaacacaaggagccattttgcaaatccagtaacataccagtaactttgttattacttttgacagcgcgtgtcatgtgtcaacacagagtcgacacaaagtcgaaacattgcaactactttgtgactgcaatatttctcagccttaaaccatatttatacatcataattaacaagtttcgtagtatgtaaagcgttatttctgttatttaagtatagtatacgcatcgaagtactaaaaatgcttcaaataatatagttatgaacacaggcactgagaagtaaacaatttcatttccggctaaactaaaacaatgtggtggcgcgttgattatattacacttagtttatcaaatcactcgagcagtttaattccccataataatttaagtcctattgtaatataaatgcaaacaatatataattacgtcttgtaatccgttttagagatggcgtattaatgtcacttattttaatttaagtatttttccatctgacagtttccatttgacaggaacaaaatgaacgaatgaacgaatgattttggcataaagtagtcgcaaacccgaaacaatgtgtgcacacggcgaccacactttatgtcactttgtgtcatgtgtcgacccttccccatttctggtaactgtgtcgacacggcgacgactctgcgactggaattgtgaccgaaacagacggtgtcgacacaagatgtgtcaacaccgcgtcgtaacggcgactggaaatggttgtatgggcggaaagcgtctacaattttttttaattttcgggaggttggtggagggttaaaaaatcgttcaagcagtttgtgggtttggtcgtttttgtccactttaatgctatattttttctataacttaatattaCACTTATTTTGTAGggattttcttaatctgacgaacacaagtttgacgcctaatttttacattgaaaccgtcagattaaggaaatgcgtgcaaataattatcatatTCAGTAATAGCACagttatagcgttaatttggactaatatgaccaaatccacaatctgcttaacaatttgttgaacccccctccaaccccccaccaaccaagagctcaacatagatggctaaaaggggtaaaggtagactacacggggtagcaagatatcattcatatcttaatctgacgcgctcgagtaaacacagaaatcccctcttgggctcccctaccacaGGAAGGAAATATATGGCTTAAAGTCCGTCACTACGTCAGTCCAAAGAAAAGTACAGGTGACATTTTTAACACAACCTTAtgtatacctattaaaaaaatatatatatatatatgttttcTTATATAATTTCCAGGTCTGAAATCTCATCCACAACACGAGCTGGCGAAGAAACAGATGTCGGGCCATTCTGGAGTGTTCAGTTTCAAGCACTCGGGCGGTCTGCAGGAGTCCAGGAAGTTCCTGCAGAGCTTGAAGGTGTTCACGCTGGCCGAGAGCTTGGGCGGATACGAGAGTTTGGCCGAGCTACCGTAAGTACAGTTAGTGCTTCTaggcattttccgcaaatcgacaatCGTGCCTATTTTgagtaagtacagtcagcagcagaagttgctaagcgggcgaggtgttcaaaatgatcttgacgcgactttattgttaagagaataagagcgtgtcatagTAGttttagtctgttcgagaaactgaaaacggtgaaatatagagataatactcctaaaaatacgtgtgatacctcattagattcgtcatgatatctggaaaaatgtattcgaagcgtgtattagcacacaaaaaatataaaaagttataaacaaaaaaacggggaaaaaagtagatattttttatttccccaatatttcaaaaaatattaatatttaagaaaccaaaattaatattatattatttttaatttccaGATCAGTAATGACGCACGCGTCCGTGCCAGCCGCGCAGCGCGCCGAGCTCGGCATCACGGACTCGCTCATCCGCCTCTCCGTGGGGCTCGAGGACACGGAAGATCTCATCAAGGACCTGGACGACGCCTTTAATGTTAGCTTCTGATCATACTAACATTGGTACCTTATGGGGCCTTTTACATGGTATGAGATTCTCGTGTTGAACATACTATTAACGTAACACACGAAAATATATtgcaatgaaaatgaaaattatgcGCATGACATCGTATCATGAAATTTATACGATACACGTCTTGCCTTTGACAGGTAAATGTCGGTTTAGTAATTATTCCTTAAGAGTTATCTTAGGAGAGTTTTAAGTTTTGACATGAATGTAAACAGTTTTGTTAGATAATCGCCTAGTAATTATGGCCTACGGTTATGTAATAGGTACGTTTGATGTTTCGACCAAAATCGTACGAGAAGCTCGCACCATGTCAATGGATCCTGTAAGTTTTAACTGCAATTCTGAACAGTGTGATACTTAGTGAGTAAACAGTAAACACTATCACTGAAAAGTCACAATTTTTTAGTAACAACTATTGTTTTATTCTACACTAACGAAACAAGATCTGCAGTTTTGAAAAGAAAGTAGTTATAGCCAAAAAGGTATATCTAAATAATATTGCAAGATGCAAATCGCACGGAGATATGACTTTTTTACTTAAAATGGTATATACGCTACCTGATGTTATCATTTGATGGTTAAAGAATTATTATCTATGAGTATTTAAGAAACCAGAAAACGTATCACTGATCTTATCGGTTTAATAAAGGGTTGTTCTCATTTTTTTAAGATTTGGAACAACCTTAATAACAATAAAtggtacatatacatattatgtacttTTTAAAGCATCAAATGAGATAATTGGGCTGTATGCAATGATCTTCAGACACAATGTGATAATAACTTTTACACTTTTTCCTACATCACGTACCTATATTTTAATGTTCTATAATCTATACGAAGTATTTATTATCTACAATCGTTTATGGCACAGCCActtataaatgtatttattttattatctccCCGTCTGTTGTGTGTCTGATATATTTAGATACGAGTAAAGTTATTGGCGATATTGTTACGACGTCTTATCCTGTCCTATAATAGGCCTTATTTTTGTCATGATTAAAATATCTCGTGAGTTCTTTGTTTATTGTACGTTTTGAAATTCATCAATATTAGGGAAAATATACCTTATCTTTACATAATTAAAGCTAATAATACAACAATTGAACCTAAAACGAAATTGTTAAAGGAAAAGGGCTAGTTTCCTCGAGAAGAGAAACTACTTTTTTGCAATATTTTCTTAAGTTATAACGCCACTCaatattttagtttaaatccCTGAATTTAATCATTAACTTGTATCTAGGAAACTTGCCTACCATTCAACAAAGTTACAAGATTATTGAATGAGCGACACCACATCCTGTTATAACAATAATTACAAAAAGCCGGTCAAAGACGTCGTATCATTCAATCTAAACCAATTTATATTCAGCGTAGGATTACAATAGAAACTATATTAGCATAAGTCAAGTGAGGCTAATGTTACTTCAGTGCAAAAGGTCAATTTATATTTCCAAGTGATTTAATCACTAACACAATTCCTTTAAAATATCTTGAAATGTTTGATTGTTATCTAATATAGGTAGTACAAAGTTTTTAGGTGAAATATCTTGTTCCTACCAGAAAAAATAATAACCTAAGAAAGATGTAAAGGTAGATAAGTATTAACCGGAAATTCCATCCCTACCTCACATAGTGGAAAATTGTATATAAAgaacatatattatttaaattttatacttaatcatgtaatgttttgatACTGCAGCAATATAATTGTTTGCATTTTAATTGTTTCAATACCTTTATTGTTTGAATTATTGTTCCAAGTTACATTAAGtttaagattattttattattttaatttatcataAGTATAtgtttattgatatttttatggactaAAATACAAAGTGTGTGAATACAATGtgattaaaattaaatgatCTGCTTTTTACAAGTTGTTTTAATCAATAACTTCACATACCTCGGATTTTTGGGCGCGGGAATGTTTATATTTTGAGTACCAATTATTTGGTGCTTTACCTTTATATTTTACTATAGTGATGCACAGAAATTGGTATTATATTGGTATCACATTCAGTCAAATGAAAGCCAAATTTGATGAATCAACCTGTATCTTTGCTATTATTTTATGTACGTCATCATCAGGCTAATCAGCTAAGTCCAACTGTCCGAAATACCTGGCAACTAAGCAAATAAATAGATTCAGAGGTGCAGCCCTCAATGAGGCATCTTCATTTTCTTGGTTAATATGTGACctgaaacaaataaataattaattactaaATGATGAAATGCATATCAGAACCATATAAAATTTGATTAGGAAATTAACAATATCAAATCATCAATTAAAAAAGAAGCATGATAACTATATATaggtagggtgactgctatagttatgggccactacatagtaattggccactcttaacaataaggcctcaattggcttgtttctttctgagtggctaattactatgtagtggccattaaccttttggacgccaatgaccgatatatccgcaccgcggGTTCAAccccaaagactgattaatcggtctcAGACCACaaagcaacatagacctacgtgcatatgcataaagttcaatttcagttttgacactttggtgacgtggcgtccgcgtgacagcttttgtgtttgacacggcgtcgaaaaggttaactaTAGCACCACCAGTCCAGTCCAGTCACCCTAAATACATACAGTAAATtgccaaaattattattattaagcacATAAATATCACAAACCTAATTTCAGCACAAGCTCTGGCTAGATTTCTTAGAAGGTTTATTGTTTCCGAGAGTGTAGGGTGTGGTATTCGTGCTAAGACTGCATATATCCAtctacctataaataaaaagcataatgttattttttggtaaataaaGTACCTGTAGGACCTTATATTATAGTATAGAATagtggttcccaaagttgactGGGCTACGACCCACATAACAAAATCTGCCAACCAAGAGATGGGTCTCCTCAACCTCTTGGTTGTCTTAAAAAGGGGgcatataatattatttgtaatGCTCAGATGTCCTAGTAGTTTCAAGGCCCACTCAATATTTGGTGGGTCGTGAcccatagtttgggaaatgctcATATAGAATGTGGTTTAAATATTGGACAAGAAGTCATAAAAGTATTCTAGCATGGTAACCACCTTACAGTAATAATGTATATTGTATACACATGAGAGTTTTATTTAGACTACTAAACTATCACACAAGGTATCATACTATCACGGTGCTCTTACCTGTTTTGTGGTCTATAGTGTGACCATGTTGAACTTCTCTTATAATATCTGTAAGCATTTCCAACCCTATATCAAGCAGTTCGGGACTAAAGCCAAGTATATTTGTCACAGTGGAATCATGgtcattaaaaaatactttcCAACCCACAAGTGATTGATCAGGAATTACTATTTTTTTCACTTTAGCACTCCACAAATTTCTTTTGGTAAGGTTAGCAATTATGTTACTCATGTTTGTGCGAACATCTGTGAAATccttaatttgaattttttgcCATTCTATTGTAGGCTTAAGTTTATCTGGTGCTGGTTTCGTCCTTGGAGgctgcaaaaaatacatacaagcTATACtttgtatatttaggtatttaaataaaagtaaacaattaatttgtccattttcaggtagttataacatttaggttaaccaaccaaatacaaaacctcctggatctgtcactgaacgacctgactttaacctacattatttgattgtgtaatgttttcatctaccctcaactggcttaggAGCCATTTGTGGGTACGGACTATACAGTGAGATACAGactattttcttcttcttctttgtccaACCCATGTTCCCAGTTTATCTGGGGTTGGGTCTCTGGGGtgagatacagactataagtaGATGAATTGAAAAAGTAAGATCACTATGACTCCTAACtatgttaacacattcagtgccagcccgtgctacgcgctacgagcgtagctagagatgggtaactacccgggtaaatacccgagagcgggtatttacccggtaaatatccgatatttacctacccgcgggtaaatacgcgggtattttcgtttttcttctaaatttgatgtgtttaatggtatgtgagtataaataagattaatttaagtatttttttacaatgttacataaaatgtatgttcaaactaattacgaaaaggttgctatgaggtgaagttcgattttaacatatcagtccaattatgaaaatcgtgtaaaatcattccctggcttccggaaatgttttaaaatgcttttaatatacattagaaagatgaaaataaagaatacttatgaatgataataaaaaaaaattgtgcagtatcccaacttgtgaagcttataagtcaaacacagttagttttaggacaaaaatgtatataaccttttttgtagaaaattatgtctactttagtttgtacatacaacacttttcgatattaatgacagattccaagaaatatgaaaaagttcactttttcccccctccccccaaccgcaccccccgccgaccgaagttggaatgtgtattatcaacgtataagtacgataatttactcaagtctaataaaaatactcttatgacggccttttttaatatttattaaaattgtactaaaaattccttagttacaactgcaactgcaactaaaccatttctttttaaatgacacacaataattacagccattaactcggtttatatctccactttaacacaaatcgacatgtgcaacaagaaatgaatctacccgtccatttgggtagatacgggtaaataccgggtagatgggtatttacctgggtgggtaaattgggtaaatacccgcgacccatctctaagcgtagccgataacacgggaaaaaccgtatgtagcgaaaagcgcctacgaacagtgAACTCCCCTAGGGAGTCGCTGGCAGTTTAAGTGTTAATGAACTTTTACTCTAATAGAAAAGTGGTGTAGGTGCTAAATACCCAAATGATTACTTGACTCAACTCACCTTCATGTGCCTTTATCCTACTAAGGATATTGAGAAAAACTTACCTCTTTGTAAAAACGTGATTGATTTTTGGTAAACTTTGTTATGTCGTTATCGCAGACAGTTACTGCAGCAATATTTGCACGTTCTTTCACAACTTTAAGAAGATATTCTTCACCAGTGTTTGGTATTTCGTTAACTTCCACATCGGACCTGATTTCAAAGCATTTTGGTAACAAATCGTCATCATCTGTTTGATTCTCAATAGTTGCTGTATAAATTACGCTTCTTTTCTCAGAACCCATTAccgttaatatttattttattgtcctGTAGACTGTTTACTCATAAGCGATTTAACCGAATGCAATGCAACAAAgtgaacaaaacaaagtaaaccTAAACAATCTAAACCACCTGCCTGTGTACAGTGTGTACCCGGCattgttgtttttaatttttgacattgacagcaaGTGCGTTCGGAtattaataattgtttttttttgtttgtaaacTAGCAAAATAATTTTTCAT
This genomic interval from Cydia splendana chromosome 4, ilCydSple1.2, whole genome shotgun sequence contains the following:
- the LOC134789486 gene encoding gem-associated protein 2-like translates to MGSEKRSVIYTATIENQTDDDDLLPKCFEIRSDVEVNEIPNTGEEYLLKVVKERANIAAVTVCDNDITKFTKNQSRFYKEPPRTKPAPDKLKPTIEWQKIQIKDFTDVRTNMSNIIANLTKRNLWSAKVKKIVIPDQSLVGWKVFFNDHDSTVTNILGFSPELLDIGLEMLTDIIREVQHGHTIDHKTGRWIYAVLARIPHPTLSETINLLRNLARACAEIRSHINQENEDASLRAAPLNLFICLVARYFGQLDLAD